The genomic DNA GTCATAGAGAACACTTACATAGAGCAGGTCATCTAATGATGACAAATGTGGACGATATTCGGGCCACTCCTCAGCTTGTCTTCTGTTCCTAGAGGTGTACTCTTCTGGTGTCTGaggaaacacaatgacaatataAGGGGTTTAAGATAAGTTTAGGGCAACAGTCAAggttcaacaacaataaaaactatgttttaccaGCAGCCTCCATCTTGTGCCCAATTCATCCACCTCATGACAAAAGAACCTCTTGCTGTATAAGCCAAAGTGGAGCTGGTACTTTGATGGCATTCCCAGCATCTCCACCATGCTCTGCAtctgcacaaaaaacacacaattatacaCATTAGGGGCAGTTCTTCAACACTTTCTATACCTGTAAAAAAGAGCACATGGGTAATTAAATGAATGGAGGGATGATGTATAGAAAAGACGATCTACCATGAGGTATTCACAGTGGACAGGAAAGAGGTTGTCATTTAGGAAGAGGAATGCCAGCGTGCAGCCCACTCCCCACATGTCAATGGCCCCCGAGTAAGGAAGGCCAAGACAAACCTCTGGGGCCCTGTgaagcaaaatgaatgaaatatacTTCAGAACTCTATATTTTAGCATTAAGTACCAACACTATAAAAACACACGTTTGTTCCAAAAACCCATAAGTCATTCAGGGTGACATCCTCATACCTGTAGCCGATGGGCTGATGTCTGAGCCCGGGCATGGCGGCAGAGATGGGAGAAGCCATTCCAAAATCAATGAGCTTTACGCTGAATGGACTTTCATCAATGTTGACCATCATAATGTTGTCTGGCTTGATGTCAGTGTGCATTACTCTTACAGCTTTGAGTCCCTGTAATGCCACCATCAGCTGCAGGGACACAATGAGAAAAGACAGGATGAGAATGGAGTTCCTCTTATGGAGCTGTTTAAGCTCAGGTTTGAACTCAAGGCTTTCCTAATCAATCAGCAAGAAACAAAAAGATTCATACCTGCTTTGCAATAGGACGGATGTGGTTGACGTTCAGTGAACAAACCAGGTGGAGCAAATCCACGTCCAACAGCTCAAAGACGAGGCACTTATAGCCCAGGTATTCAAACTGCTCATAGAATGTGACCAGATTGAAGTGGTCAGCATTCAGAGAGCTGATGGTCTTCAACACTGACAGCTGGAGGGAAAAAAGGACAGTTAGATCACCTTCATATCACTTTACCCCAAAAATTCATAGTTAAAGTTCTGTTGAAGGCACCAAACACTTACTTCGTCCTCCACATCTTGAAAATACTCCTTCTTTAGGATTTTTACTGCAACCAATTTGCTGCTGTTGTGAGCACGACACTTGGCAACTTTCCCAAAGCTACCTTCTCCGATAAACTCTAGGATTGTGTATCGAGTGGAGGGGCTGTGGAGGGCATGCCCTACCATTAGAGGATGTGCTGTCAAAGTGAAATGACAGGGCACAAGGTTAGTATTCAGTAATTTAACACTAATGCTCACACAAAGAAGGAAATATTGTTCTGTCCTGTCACTTCTAAAGTTTGGGTTAGAAAAAAAGCCCAAGAGGAAAAAGTACTGAGTAACAAGAGCATCAATAGAAACGTAATGAAAAAATATCCagcaagaataataataaagtacagatacttcaAAAATAGTTACGTACAGTATTAAGTACTTTAAGTTCATTTGTCCACACTGAATACATGCATGTACAATATAGGAAACAGATTATTGACATTATTTGAAAGTGAAAGGTTGTCTAACTGCAAGATGATTGAGAATCCAACAGTATCTGAAAATCCACTGTACATGTGAAGTCCTGTCCCTGTATTGACTGCATGTGTAGCACATCCTAATTTTCTGTTGGTACACTGAgcactttttacagtaaaagaTATGCACACACATCTTTGATTCTGAAAGCTCCCACAAAGTGTTCCAAACAGTatcatttacatcaaatattgaGCCTATTTTTCAAGGAAaagtatttttaatatattaaaaccaGAGTAAACGTATTCTCTAATAATGAcaatctgtatttctgtttttttttgtttaaagaaaaTCTAGTGAATCCTTCAATGACTACAGTGTTCTTTCATCTTAGCCGATTCAAATTCATTCTCATATTATGTCTGTAAAGTCTGTTTTACCTGcagcagccattcctcactcaggttTTTATAATTGAAgctttcaaacttcacaaaaatagCTTGTTTTACTTCTGATACAAAGATACACTGACAGAGTTTTTTCACACTTCAAACAGTATCATCTACATAAgatattaaacttatttttcaagattttttttaagtataatttgtactttttttaaaaaaaaatttattaattataataatctttttttttcctaaagaaAATCCAGGTAATTCCTTCAATGActacattttctgtcattttactaagcagattaaaattaatcctcatattttgtctgtaaattgtgtcttacctgcagcagccattcctcactcaggttTTTACAATTGAAgctttcaaacttcacaaaaatagCTTGTTTTACTTCTGATACAAAGATACTTAGACAAGTCACCACTTGCAGTGAGAGAAGCAACTGAAGATTTAGTTATGTTTGAgtctctttcatcttgctgccacGGCAACCATTCAGTTTCAagtaatgtcaacaaactgttaCTAAAAAAGGCCTGCAAATCCAGTAAGttttaacagtaaaaaagtattaataCATATTCTAGGAGCTCTTTCTGCTAAATCACATCCATTCTGTGAACATTGAAATCAAACAcccttattttatgtattacatGTAAGGATGGGACTTAAACGCGtcaattgcgattaattaattacagtaaaaataaatattaaaataatatcgTTAATCGCTTTTTTGCGCTCCGAACAGCGCGGAACCTTTGTTATTTaaagagttcccggtatacccataatactgatgcacagactacaatacaacACAGGACGCTGGTGAGCTTTGTTGGTGTtaatttgtacttttaaaaacaccggatggaaaacaaaagcccagtagTTTACAAATTGTTTAAGAAAGAGAGTTTGCTGATCACTGGATGTTTTGCAGCCTCctctaccacctcaatgctaacatgtagcggctagcacggacactcggacagtgctagctgctacatgctaacacGCTGTGTTGCCAAtacacactggacaagatgacagggttcagagccaaaatgaataagtttacgactgacaaatgaacaaactcactggataaatgttatgatctgaaggagagaaaaagcaacaagttctgTGTAATTACACAGACTGTTTAATCATTTTATAGCTCAGAAaagtgttgttattgtttttcatgccttaacttatagcacttcatatggacctgatgttttatttcatttttagtttttatgatatgaaaattgacaaaagtacacagcaTTATTCTCCTATAGTCTCAAATACAGCTGAATTATAGTAAATAGCTACGtctgcatctgttcaagtctgttataaataatacattattttgtatcagtcttTTGATCtgcacaataatgtaattaatttaaatgaaaatacctgaaGTTGAGGGCTTTTCTCAGATATTTTTAAGTgagatttaaaaatacattaatgaaataaattaattacagagcataattaattaaacactctttttattttaatttcttgaCAACACTAATAACATGCATAGACTCTCAAACTGTTTCAGTATCATCTACATAAAatattgaattgtttttttcaggaaaaatgttttcaatctATTAAAACCAGTAAAAGTAGTTTCTAAGGATattatgtactttttttgttaaagaaaaTTTAGTGATTCCTTTAATGACTATAGTTTTCATTTTACTAAGCAGATTAAAATTAAtcctcatattttgtctgtaaattgtgtcttacctgcagcagccattcctcactcatgtttttacaatttaacctttcaaatttcacaaaaattgattgttttactttttgatacAAAGATACTCAGAGAGTTTTTGCTACTTCACCACTTGCAGTGAGAGAAGCAACTGAAGATTTAGTTACGTTTGAgtctctttcatcttgctgccacGGCAACCATTCAATTTCAagtaatgtcaacaaactgtttcctatattgcacatgtatacatacagtgtgaatgaataaagtaaatgtactttacttgagtatttgtttttttttttgggatacTTTCTATATTACATTTCTATTGATGCTGttattactcagtacttttCCCTCCTGTCAGCTTAGTTTTTTGCAGTTGCATAATTTCTGATAATAAATAGTTTCATTGATTCTCATATAGGTTATCCCAGTTCTATAATATATTTAGTCTGTCACACTCATCAATGCATTTAGTATTTCAACACTAAGACCCACACAAACATGGAAATCACATCTTGTTCTTTCACTTCTAAAGGCCTGCAAATCCACTTCATATGTGAAGCCTGTCTCTGCACTAACTGCATGTGTAGAACATCCTAATTTTCTGTTGGTACACTCAGTATGAGCcatgttactttttacagtaaataaGTATTAAGTAGTAATAAACAGTTTCATTTTTCAGGAGCTCTTCCTGCTATATCACATTATTCTGCCACAGGCAGattatatgttattttttatttgaagttgttggctcatggcatgttaaagccaatgttttgagtgtaaaatatgccaataaagtatatttcatacataatgttctcataaaggtgtacacatttacagattagttgttttttaagtcatatataaaaagaaatcacaataatcgCCTCATACATCGtaatacagtttttctcaattgctaaaACACTAAACCCTATTGTCTGAACCAAATGCTCAGTTGCCTGAACCCACTGATTGAAACAATCACTCTTTTGGCAAAACCATAAACACTTTTCACCTGTTTAGACACAACTTgccaacacattttcattgtgaTGCACCCGTGCTGCATAATGGTGAGCACAGGTGACAAAAGTCAAACACAATTAAAGCACTGGTGTCACCACTTGAACACAACAACTCAAAACTGATCACACTTGTGGCTATTGATGTAAGGGAAGAGCACTGGTTTGTGAGGCCCTACAATGGATAGAAATCTGAGAGGAAGAGTTCGTGTGAGAGGAGGGCGAGGTGGTCAGCGAAGACAAGAACAGTAATATCTGATGAAATCAGAGCTACTGGTGATTGACCATGTTCTTGTCCATGGTATGAGCATGAGGGAGGCTGGACAAAGGGTACACCAAACATCAGTAGATTCACTGTGTCCACCATAATCCGAAGATTTAGAGACGAGAACAGgtaattaccttttttttttttacattatagtaCAGTATGTAAACGTTGACAGCAATTACTGTATGACATACTATAGAGCTGTAAGTCCCGCCCATCCGTAAAACCCACTGGACCTCTAGATTGAAAAACGTCAATCTGGCAAGCCTGGATACGGCATGCCAGGGGTTTTTTCCCCGTTGCCTGGCCAGACAAAATGTGGCCTGTGATGTGGATGAAGTCCTGTGGCCTGACCCAGTACGGAGACATGATGCTGTGGCTGAGTAATgcatatttttgtactttttacaTGGGCTTACTGTACACAAGTGGCAACTGCATAAGATACGTGTAAATGCATaagatttctgttttgtctttttgtacaaGTGCTATGCACAGGTTCTTTGttttgcaacatgcatttagcctacagtgaataaacatttatttctccaGTTTCATGTCCTGAGCattgtgttttctatttttctacgTAGTGTTTAGTGACT from Gouania willdenowi chromosome 4, fGouWil2.1, whole genome shotgun sequence includes the following:
- the LOC114462578 gene encoding homeodomain-interacting protein kinase 3-like; translated protein: MASPISAAMPGLRHQPIGYRAPEVCLGLPYSGAIDMWGVGCTLAFLFLNDNLFPVHCEYLMMQSMVEMLGMPSKYQLHFGLYSKRFFCHEVDELGTRWRLLTPEEYTSRNRRQAEEWPEYRPHLSSLDDLLYMSELGDNETWKTGRPSSSS